Within Protaetiibacter intestinalis, the genomic segment GCCGCCTCGGCGACCCGCAGCACGCCGTCCTCGCGCACGCGCTCGGCGATGCGGGCGCGGCGCAGCTCGGCGGGGAGCGACGCATCCGTCACTTACGGATCCCTTCGATTTGGCAAGACTCGCTTACGTTATCGTAAGCACATGACCGGGGTCACCCGCCGCACCGCCCGCATGGCCGACGGACGCGAGCTCATCTACTTCGACGACGCGGGCTCGACGCTGCCCGCCGAGCGGCGCCTCGACGAGCGGCGGCTCGACCCGCGTCCCGCCACCGCCACCATGCGGCAGGACGTGCTCACGGGCGACTGGATCTCCGTCGCCTCCGGCCGCAACAACCGGGTCTTCCTGCCGCCCGCGCACCTCGACCCGCTCGCGCCGCAGACCCCCGAGAACCCCTCCGAGATCCCCGACCTCTACGACGTCGTCGTCTTCGAGAACAAGTCGCCCTCCTTCGGCCCCGACACGGACGGCCCGCTCGCCCCGGCGGGCCGCGGCTTCGACCGCACCTCCCCCTCCGTCGGCCGCTGCGAGGTGGTGTGCTTCAGCCCCGAGTCGACCGGCTCGCTCGGCACCCAGAGCGTCACGCGCATCCGCACCGTCATCGAGGCCTGGGCGGATCGCACGCGCGAGCTCTCGGCGCTGCCCGGCGTCGCGCAGGTGTTCCCCTTCGAGAACCGCGGCGAGGCGATCGGCGTGACGCTCGGGCACCCGCACGGCCAGATCTACGCCTACCCCTTCGTCACGCCGCGCACCCGCTCGACGCTCGACGCGATCCGCGAGCTCGGCCCCGACCTCTTCGCG encodes:
- the galT gene encoding galactose-1-phosphate uridylyltransferase; this translates as MTGVTRRTARMADGRELIYFDDAGSTLPAERRLDERRLDPRPATATMRQDVLTGDWISVASGRNNRVFLPPAHLDPLAPQTPENPSEIPDLYDVVVFENKSPSFGPDTDGPLAPAGRGFDRTSPSVGRCEVVCFSPESTGSLGTQSVTRIRTVIEAWADRTRELSALPGVAQVFPFENRGEAIGVTLGHPHGQIYAYPFVTPRTRSTLDAIRELGPDLFARILEREQAGPRVVLAGEHWTAFVPFAARWPIELHLLPHRQVPDIDALDEAERAELAVVFKRLLQGVDALYDTPTPYIAAWHQAPVREGRDEVRLMLQLTSPRRGADRLKFLAGSEAAMGAWVADIVPEDAAARLREAVAQG